One segment of Dolichospermum sp. DET69 DNA contains the following:
- a CDS encoding glycosyltransferase, which yields MKILHLHTHTTDGGAARSGRSIHLRLPQYGFSSKFYAGSGISDSSNNIETLGVSRWQFMANVLIYRLSSLEAPLNINQWLKVLPTLLNWSDVIHLHNVHGYYMPKEILEKVLEKPVVWTIHDEWIMSGRCTFSGSCQGYQQGCHSCPHLDKYPSTLVDRAKQNFIYRHDLITKSKAILVSPSNILREKLIHAGFSSERIQVIPDPTEFQQFYPPEERQDIKQELKLPDNKIIVLFVANVIGSYRKGFDVLESALHQLPNPDDFMLIMIGKYNQKIQQKVNNLPMEVRLLGTIDSRTEINRYYAASDVLVVPSREESFGLVTTEALSQGCQVICSDIPVFREVTDGKAVFFPVGDAEQLASQLNKFLNQKEKYKISDLAINQIREKFSFEKIMNSYIDAYYLAFKK from the coding sequence ATGAAAATCTTACATCTTCATACACATACCACCGACGGAGGAGCAGCACGATCTGGTAGGAGTATTCATCTAAGACTTCCTCAATATGGTTTTTCTTCAAAATTTTATGCAGGTAGTGGAATTTCAGATAGCTCCAATAATATTGAAACACTAGGAGTCTCGCGCTGGCAATTTATGGCCAATGTACTGATTTATCGTCTTAGTAGTCTTGAAGCTCCTCTAAATATTAATCAATGGTTAAAAGTTTTACCAACATTATTAAATTGGTCTGATGTTATTCATTTACATAATGTTCATGGTTATTATATGCCAAAGGAAATTTTAGAAAAAGTTTTAGAAAAACCTGTTGTTTGGACAATACATGATGAATGGATTATGAGTGGAAGATGTACTTTTTCTGGAAGTTGCCAAGGTTATCAGCAAGGCTGTCATTCTTGTCCCCATCTAGATAAATATCCTAGCACTTTAGTAGATAGAGCTAAACAAAATTTTATTTATCGTCATGATCTCATAACAAAATCGAAAGCAATTTTAGTATCTCCCTCTAATATCCTCCGCGAAAAACTAATTCACGCAGGTTTTTCATCTGAAAGAATTCAAGTTATTCCTGATCCAACAGAATTTCAACAGTTTTATCCCCCCGAAGAACGTCAGGATATTAAACAAGAATTGAAGTTGCCTGATAATAAAATTATTGTGCTTTTTGTGGCTAATGTAATTGGATCTTATCGGAAGGGATTTGATGTTCTGGAGTCAGCTTTACATCAACTTCCTAACCCTGATGACTTTATGTTGATCATGATTGGAAAATACAATCAAAAAATTCAACAAAAAGTAAATAATTTGCCCATGGAAGTAAGATTACTTGGAACAATTGATAGTCGTACAGAGATTAATCGCTATTATGCGGCTAGTGATGTTTTAGTTGTGCCTTCCCGTGAAGAATCTTTTGGATTAGTTACTACAGAAGCCTTGTCTCAAGGTTGTCAAGTTATCTGTTCTGATATTCCTGTATTTAGAGAAGTAACTGATGGAAAAGCTGTCTTCTTTCCTGTAGGGGATGCAGAACAACTTGCTTCGCAATTGAATAAATTCTTGAATCAAAAGGAAAAATATAAAATTTCAGATTTAGCTATTAATCAAATTCGAGAAAAATTTTCTTTTGAAAAGATAATGAACTCTTATATAGACGCATATTATCTGGCATTTAAGAAATGA
- a CDS encoding polysaccharide pyruvyl transferase family protein, giving the protein MSIKTFVVVAGYWSTNIGNSFFQLGAEFMLRQAFPNDRVVLLSDQPGYWDVNIGNPPNSLDYLAHIDMDYLVIQGPYLRPEYPKIWEQTLRKLKERGIKIIVLSAGMMDYSQKMQEQAREWLTEIPPYVFITRDTETYKFFGDLATHAMDGVDVATFVSDLHHPLSTTLPPYIIFNFDQIPEPTVAIDNGTTVKKNEEVIQLNNLALKFRFASRELNLARRYKFYLFLRSLLPMRPSLQESIADHIIVRTDHRFNPMLLQKSYAAPNSFTSDIPHTYLNLYANTEATFSNRVHACVATLAYGKPAKLFSNSPRAYLLDRLGAVNIRKELIKIDTAWLKQEKSAMIDFLRQVVN; this is encoded by the coding sequence ATGTCTATAAAAACTTTCGTAGTTGTTGCTGGCTACTGGTCAACTAATATTGGAAATAGTTTTTTCCAATTAGGCGCAGAGTTTATGCTCCGTCAAGCCTTTCCAAATGATCGGGTTGTATTGTTGAGTGATCAACCAGGATACTGGGATGTTAATATTGGGAATCCTCCTAATTCACTAGATTACTTAGCTCATATTGACATGGATTATCTTGTGATTCAAGGTCCATATTTACGTCCTGAATATCCAAAAATCTGGGAACAAACCTTGCGGAAACTAAAGGAACGAGGAATCAAAATAATTGTTCTCAGTGCAGGTATGATGGATTATTCTCAGAAAATGCAAGAACAAGCAAGAGAATGGCTAACTGAAATACCGCCTTATGTATTTATTACTAGAGATACTGAAACTTATAAATTTTTTGGTGATTTGGCCACTCATGCAATGGATGGTGTTGATGTTGCAACTTTTGTTTCAGACCTCCATCATCCATTATCAACAACTTTACCACCGTACATAATTTTTAATTTTGACCAAATTCCAGAACCTACAGTTGCCATAGATAATGGTACAACTGTTAAAAAGAATGAAGAAGTAATTCAGTTGAACAACCTGGCATTGAAGTTTCGCTTTGCAAGTCGTGAGTTAAATCTGGCTCGTCGATATAAATTTTACCTTTTCCTTCGTTCTTTACTTCCTATGAGACCTTCTCTACAAGAGTCCATAGCAGATCACATTATTGTTCGTACTGACCATCGCTTCAATCCCATGTTGCTACAAAAATCTTATGCCGCTCCCAACTCCTTTACTTCAGATATCCCGCATACATACCTTAACTTGTATGCTAATACAGAAGCAACATTTTCAAATAGAGTTCATGCTTGCGTAGCAACTTTGGCTTATGGCAAACCAGCAAAACTTTTTTCAAACTCACCTAGAGCATATCTACTTGATCGATTAGGCGCGGTCAATATCCGCAAAGAATTGATAAAAATTGATACTGCATGGTTAAAGCAGGAGAAATCAGCAATGATTGACTTTTTGCGCCAGGTTGTCAACTGA
- a CDS encoding glycosyltransferase family 4 protein codes for MKQISILTQYFYPSNAATAQLMTDLAKGLSEHNYNLNIFTGTKSNLDVPDFLTQVEIIRAFSPIKSSTSIFSKISSSIFFLLGAVGYVMFNLSSNTPLLIASNPPYVGILGILFNIVRRGKYYFLLQDIFPESAVMSEIIKQNSILYQFFSKLIYLTYKYSEYIIVLSTSMQEFLERKYPDLKPKIKVIENWAIEDIPVVSKPENNFAQQHELDEIFTVLYSGNLGRLHDIETITEAAKILKDEPIKFVFIGDGAKTKIVKQVIENYQLKNILLLPYQPRELLPLSLTACDISLVSLIPGAESIVAPSKLYGMLAAGRGIISISVRNSYIDKLLTNSGCGVNVPPDNPQQLADIIRQLARDNQRVNSMGEIARQLYETRYTFKRALEEYEKLLF; via the coding sequence ATGAAGCAAATTTCTATCCTTACGCAATACTTTTATCCTAGCAATGCTGCCACAGCCCAGTTAATGACTGACCTTGCAAAGGGACTGTCTGAGCATAATTATAACTTAAACATATTTACTGGTACTAAATCTAATTTAGATGTACCTGATTTCTTAACTCAAGTCGAAATAATTCGTGCTTTTTCTCCCATCAAATCCAGCACCAGTATTTTCAGCAAAATCAGTAGTTCGATATTTTTTCTGCTTGGTGCTGTTGGCTATGTAATGTTTAATTTATCAAGCAATACCCCACTTCTAATTGCTTCTAATCCACCCTATGTAGGTATTCTAGGAATATTATTCAATATTGTCCGTCGTGGTAAATATTATTTTCTCCTCCAAGATATTTTTCCAGAGTCAGCAGTAATGTCTGAAATTATAAAGCAAAATAGTATTTTATATCAGTTCTTCAGTAAGCTAATTTATTTAACTTATAAATATTCTGAATATATAATTGTCCTTAGCACCTCAATGCAGGAATTTTTAGAGAGAAAATATCCTGATTTAAAACCCAAGATTAAAGTAATTGAAAATTGGGCAATTGAAGATATTCCGGTTGTCAGCAAACCAGAAAATAATTTTGCTCAACAGCATGAACTTGATGAAATCTTTACAGTTTTATATTCAGGTAATCTGGGGAGACTACATGATATTGAAACCATTACTGAAGCAGCTAAAATACTTAAAGATGAGCCTATTAAATTCGTCTTTATTGGTGACGGAGCAAAAACTAAAATTGTCAAACAAGTAATTGAAAATTATCAGCTAAAAAACATTCTCCTATTACCCTACCAACCTAGAGAATTACTTCCTCTATCATTAACAGCCTGCGATATTTCGTTAGTTAGTCTTATCCCTGGTGCTGAGTCAATTGTTGCACCATCTAAACTCTATGGAATGCTGGCCGCAGGACGGGGGATTATATCTATATCTGTACGCAATTCATATATAGATAAGCTATTAACTAATTCTGGTTGTGGGGTTAATGTTCCTCCTGATAATCCTCAACAGCTTGCTGATATAATTCGTCAATTAGCACGTGACAACCAAAGAGTTAACTCAATGGGGGAAATAGCACGTCAATTGTATGAAACTAGATATACATTCAAGAGGGCGCTTGAAGAGTATGAAAAGCTACTTTTTTAA
- a CDS encoding DUF3368 domain-containing protein: protein MIIVSDTTPISELAKVNHLYLLPKLFGKVTITQGVFDELQVGEHPAAKLVQNLSWLEVATVDNQQVVKELQQSFKLDLGESEAIALAEEIGASELLIDEKAARKVAMARKLPLIGTVGVLLLAKRRGVLASVKDVLDEMQAQGMRISD from the coding sequence ATGATTATCGTTTCTGATACAACGCCAATTAGTGAGTTAGCAAAGGTGAATCATCTTTATTTATTGCCGAAACTTTTTGGTAAAGTCACGATTACCCAGGGGGTATTTGATGAATTGCAAGTAGGTGAGCATCCAGCCGCGAAACTTGTACAGAATTTGTCTTGGTTAGAGGTTGCAACAGTAGATAATCAGCAGGTGGTTAAGGAGTTACAACAGTCATTTAAGTTAGATTTAGGAGAGTCAGAAGCTATTGCTTTAGCGGAGGAGATTGGTGCATCTGAGTTGTTAATTGATGAAAAGGCAGCCCGGAAAGTGGCTATGGCTCGAAAATTGCCTTTAATTGGGACTGTGGGGGTTTTATTATTGGCAAAGCGGCGGGGTGTGTTGGCTAGTGTTAAGGATGTTTTAGATGAGATGCAAGCACAGGGAATGAGAATTTCAGATTAG
- a CDS encoding transposase, with the protein MALRRATFRLYPNRQVNEMLHYHRKLHKDLYNAAVSNRITSYKKFGKSVSYFEQQNCLPDFKEVWIEYKTINSQALQATLKRVDFAFQRFFKGQALYPRFKSIRHYSGWTYPSFTGWKAHSTGDNGYLELSKIGQIQMRGKARLWGHPKALDIVYRNGKWYASIVLEIDDTLLKNSRKTDNGIIAIDLGCNDAIAWTNGEENGLVRAPRFFRKAEQKNKQLGKAKRRKRSPNFQKKVKASRRWNKTQKLVSRLSRKVANQRQNFVHQETTRIISGNSTVVTEVRIVG; encoded by the coding sequence ATGGCGTTACGTAGAGCAACTTTCAGGCTATATCCCAATAGACAAGTCAATGAAATGTTGCACTATCACCGCAAACTTCATAAGGACTTATATAATGCCGCTGTATCTAATCGCATTACTTCATATAAAAAGTTTGGTAAATCTGTTTCTTACTTCGAGCAGCAGAATTGTTTACCGGACTTCAAAGAAGTTTGGATAGAATATAAAACAATTAATTCTCAAGCATTACAAGCCACATTGAAACGGGTTGATTTTGCTTTTCAAAGGTTTTTTAAGGGACAAGCATTGTACCCTAGATTCAAGTCAATTCGTCATTATTCCGGTTGGACTTATCCATCTTTTACGGGCTGGAAAGCTCATAGTACAGGGGATAATGGCTATTTAGAATTATCAAAGATTGGTCAAATCCAGATGCGAGGTAAAGCTAGACTTTGGGGGCATCCTAAAGCTTTAGATATCGTTTACCGCAATGGTAAATGGTATGCTTCCATCGTCTTGGAGATTGATGATACTTTGTTAAAGAATAGTCGCAAAACTGATAATGGGATTATTGCAATTGACTTAGGTTGCAACGATGCAATCGCATGGACAAATGGTGAAGAAAATGGGTTAGTCCGGGCGCCTCGGTTTTTCCGAAAAGCAGAACAAAAAAATAAACAATTGGGTAAAGCTAAACGTCGTAAACGTTCTCCCAATTTCCAGAAAAAAGTCAAGGCTTCTAGAAGGTGGAATAAAACGCAGAAATTAGTTAGTAGACTTTCGAGAAAAGTTGCTAACCAAAGACAAAACTTTGTTCACCAGGAAACTACACGAATAATCAGCGGTAATAGCACGGTAGTTACTGAAGTGCGAATCGTTGGCTAG
- the ltrA gene encoding group II intron reverse transcriptase/maturase, with amino-acid sequence MSNTQSQQLMVEWHSINWRKLERSVYKLQKRIYQASARGDVKAYRRLQKTLMKSWSARALAVRRVTQDNQGKKTAGVDGVKSLTPKQRLELTGNLNLGSKVSPTRRVWIPKPGTEEKRPLGIPTMKDRALQALVKLVLEPEWEARFEPNSYGFRAGRSCHDAIGAIFNAINGKPKYVLDADIAKCFDRINQEKLLIKLNTSPTIRRQIRAWLKAGVMDGKQLFPTSEGTPQGGVISPLLANIALHGMEERIKQYTETLEGRKQHNYQSLSLIRYADDFVILHKDITVVQRCKEIISEWLQGMGLELKPSKTRLTHTLHQYEQEKPGFDFLGFTIQQFPVGKYHSKQGFKTIITPSKQKQKVHYDQIASVIEAHKAAPQAALISRLNPIIRGWANYYATVVSKVTYSDIDHLIYQKLNAWAKHRHPKKNGKWVSKRYWQSIDGDNWVFATRKEGSTSLRLLNHADTPIVRHVKVKGESSPYDGNLVYWSTRMGNNPEMPTRVSKLLKKQKGKCTHCEMFFREDDVMEVDHIIPKSKGGKDEYKNLQLLHRHCHDTKTANNGSPGTKIRLQ; translated from the coding sequence ATGTCTAATACACAGTCTCAACAACTGATGGTGGAATGGCACTCTATTAACTGGCGCAAGCTAGAACGTAGCGTGTATAAGCTCCAAAAGAGAATTTATCAAGCCTCCGCCCGTGGTGATGTAAAAGCATATCGCAGACTCCAAAAGACGCTGATGAAGTCATGGTCAGCAAGAGCTTTAGCGGTTCGTAGAGTCACCCAGGATAACCAAGGGAAAAAGACGGCTGGTGTAGATGGCGTTAAATCGCTGACTCCAAAACAGCGTCTAGAACTCACTGGAAATCTAAACCTGGGGTCAAAGGTCAGTCCAACTAGACGGGTATGGATTCCTAAGCCTGGAACGGAAGAGAAACGACCTTTGGGAATACCTACAATGAAAGACCGAGCCTTGCAAGCACTTGTCAAACTGGTATTAGAGCCAGAATGGGAAGCGCGATTTGAGCCTAACTCTTATGGGTTCAGAGCCGGACGCTCATGCCATGATGCAATAGGGGCAATATTTAACGCTATCAACGGGAAACCAAAATATGTTCTCGATGCCGATATTGCCAAATGTTTTGACCGCATCAACCAGGAAAAACTGCTAATAAAATTGAATACATCCCCCACCATCCGCAGACAAATTCGCGCATGGTTAAAAGCGGGAGTGATGGACGGTAAGCAGTTGTTTCCAACATCTGAGGGTACGCCACAGGGCGGGGTAATTTCCCCATTACTGGCAAATATTGCCCTCCACGGGATGGAAGAACGGATTAAGCAATATACAGAAACGCTGGAAGGAAGGAAGCAGCATAATTATCAAAGCCTCAGCTTAATCAGATATGCCGATGACTTTGTTATTCTCCACAAAGACATAACCGTTGTCCAAAGATGCAAAGAGATAATCTCTGAATGGTTACAAGGCATGGGTTTGGAATTAAAGCCTAGTAAAACGAGACTTACTCACACCCTCCATCAGTATGAGCAAGAAAAACCAGGGTTCGACTTCCTTGGTTTTACGATACAACAATTTCCAGTAGGAAAGTATCACTCGAAGCAGGGCTTTAAAACAATCATCACCCCAAGCAAGCAGAAGCAAAAGGTACACTACGACCAAATCGCCAGTGTTATTGAAGCTCATAAGGCAGCACCGCAAGCGGCGCTAATCAGCCGTTTAAACCCAATAATTAGGGGATGGGCAAATTACTACGCGACTGTGGTAAGTAAGGTGACTTACTCAGATATTGACCACCTTATTTACCAAAAGTTAAACGCTTGGGCAAAACACCGTCACCCCAAAAAGAACGGGAAATGGGTGTCAAAAAGGTATTGGCAATCCATAGACGGTGATAACTGGGTATTCGCAACCAGGAAGGAAGGTTCAACCTCACTTCGGTTACTAAATCATGCCGACACGCCAATAGTGCGTCATGTGAAAGTCAAAGGCGAATCGTCACCATACGACGGAAATCTGGTTTACTGGAGTACAAGAATGGGTAATAACCCAGAAATGCCAACCAGAGTATCAAAACTCCTGAAAAAGCAAAAAGGGAAATGTACCCACTGTGAAATGTTTTTCCGTGAAGACGATGTAATGGAAGTTGACCATATCATCCCAAAATCAAAAGGTGGAAAGGATGAGTATAAAAATCTTCAACTTTTACACAGACATTGCCACGATACAAAGACAGCCAATAATGGCAGTCCTGGCACAAAAATCCGGCTGCAATAG